A genomic segment from Papilio machaon chromosome 10, ilPapMach1.1, whole genome shotgun sequence encodes:
- the LOC106718216 gene encoding uncharacterized protein LOC106718216 yields the protein MRDIVAATFANPAAPQAPARNPSPDNAPHKPASIPSSIETFNSHRKIRRPKLGDKKVYRPVRRNTLSRIDEAPPQTRPRSKSLQISTDFSSTRPMVRSRSNMSMDTSRSIPACSYSTQNQLETSSPQYAEPRGYDSSSSCERPASMTDLPIMIPLDPVTGAYIPYPEYSYYQDDVGRVNRYKWKRNRGTKTSKSNNLFLAFMY from the coding sequence ATGAGGGACATTGTGGCGGCGACCTTCGCCAACCCGGCCGCCCCGCAGGCACCCGCGCGCAACCCTTCCCCCGACAACGCCCCACACAAACCTGCCTCCATCCCCTCCTCCATAGAGACGTTCAACTCCCACCGTAAAATTAGACGACCCAAGCTCGGCGATAAGAAAGTGTACCGGCCGGTGCGGCGGAACACGCTCTCCAGGATAGACGAGGCGCCGCCGCAGACCAGGCCGCGCTCCAAGAGTCTGCAGATCTCCACGGACTTCTCATCGACGCGGCCGATGGTGCGCTCTCGGTCTAACATGTCTATGGACACGAGTCGGAGCATACCCGCCTGCAGCTACAGCACGCAGAACCAGCTGGAGACGAGCAGCCCGCAGTACGCGGAGCCCCGCGGCTACGACTCCTCGTCGTCGTGCGAGCGGCCCGCCTCCATGACCGACCTGCCCATCATGATCCCGCTGGACCCCGTCACCGGCGCCTACATCCCCTACCCTGAGTACTCCTACTATCAGGATGACGTCGGCCGCGTCAATCGCTACAAGTGGAAGCGCAACAGAGGCACAAAGACCTCGAAATCCAACAATCTTTTCTTAGCGTTCATGTATTAA
- the LOC106718080 gene encoding Usher syndrome type-1G protein homolog, with protein sequence MTTDRFHKAAKDGLLDVLREATRKECNNKDESGMTPTLWAAFEGHISALRLLCGRGGEPDKADYFGNTALHLAAARGHKECVTFLVNFGANPYAVDVDGHTAQELAAINNREDILRLLDQATAKLENTDKKKAKSLKEKARKDHEKMQKQYAKRQSKAEVIAEKELKKLTKDWDQGYTEEVSTMPHRPSNVLMALKQRMIRSTSQGNLLAEEQPRPTYSALVGTVSSGARGRGAVYKKALASKLRNGTLGKSNNNNDDFKVGEVERTGRRSVTSLSGLRRDSEVMYVGTFGAGPQPHQRANVADVFADTDPPHKSTLVRSASQPDFLAAVAGEDSGLGQEVLLQEPASIFDRPGFGSVAFRRSITATLSGLPGVGGPGEDLSIGSAGSLARHAYQPAEWNSVHSGSSTITSDEEGEVEESGYASLERFLIAWGLSQYVHKFKDEQIDLDALMLLTESDMKSLGLPLGPYRKLVTAVQERKQALSHPGPIIDTAI encoded by the exons atgACAACGGATAGATTTCACAA GGCAGCCAAAGACGGCCTCCTGGACGTGCTGCGAGAGGCGACGCGCAAGGAGTGCAACAACAAGGACGAGTCGGGCATGACGCCCACGCTCTGGGCTGCATTCGAAGGGCACATATCTGCGTTAAGACTACTCTGTGGTAGGGG tgGAGAGCCAGACAAAGCGGATTATTTCGGCAATACGGCACTCCATctggcggcggcgcgcggccACAAGGAGTGTGTGACCTTCCTCGTCAACTTCGGCGCTAACCCGTACGCGGTCGATGTCGACGGTCACACAGCGCAGGAGCTGGCCGCCATCAACAACCGCGAGGACATCCTGCGACTCCTCGACCAGGCCACTGCCAAGCTGGAAAACACTGACAA aaaaaAAGCGAAATCATTAAAAGAGAAGGCTCGAAAAGATCATGAGAAAATGCAAAAGCAATACGCGAAAAGACAGAGCAAAGCAGAAGTGATAGCGGAGAAGGAATTGAAGAAACTGACCAAAGATTGGGACCAAGGGTATACTGAGGAGGTGTCCACGATGCCGCACCGACCCAGCAATGTGCTCATGGCGCTCAAGCAGAGGATGATACGGTCTACTAGTCAAG GTAACCTTTTGGCGGAGGAACAGCCGCGGCCTACATACAGCGCGCTGGTGGGCACGGTGAGCTCGGGCGCTCGCGGACGTGGCGCTGTATACAAGAAGGCGCTCGCCAGCAAACTGCGCAACGGCACCCTCGGCAAGAGCAACAATAATAACGACGACTTCAAG GTGGGCGAGGTGGAGCGCACAGGACGACGCTCGGTGACGTCACTGAGTGGACTGCGACGCGACTCCGAGGTGATGTACGTGGGTACATTCGGCGCCGGCCCGCAGCCGCACCAGCGCGCCAACGTCGCCGACGTCTTCGCTGATACAGACCCACCTCACAAGAGTACGCTCGTCAG gtCCGCGAGCCAGCCGGACTTCCTCGCAGCAGTGGCGGGCGAGGACAGCGGGCTGGGGCAGGAGGTGCTGCTGCAGGAGCCCGCCAGCATCTTCGaccgccccggcttcggcaGTGTCGCCTTCAG ACGGTCTATAACAGCAACTTTGAGTGGTCTGCCGGGCGTGGGAGGTCCGGGAGAGGACCTCTCCATAGGGTCAGCTGGTTCTCTAGCACGACACGCATACCAACCTGCAGAGTGGAACTCTGTGCATTCCG gAAGCTCAACAATAACATCAGACGAGGAAGGAGAGGTGGAGGAGTCAGGGTACGCGTCGCTGGAGAGGTTCTTGATCGCGTGGGGCCTCTCGCAGTATGTGCACAAGTTCAAGGACGAACAGATCGACCTGGACGCCCTCATGTTGCTTACAGAGAGCGACATGAAGTCCCTAGGCCTGCCCCTAGGGCCCTACAGAAAGTTGGTCACCGCCGTACAGGAAAGAAAACAGGCCCTTTCCCATCCAGGCCCTATTATAGATACAgctatataa
- the LOC106718195 gene encoding V-type proton ATPase subunit e 2-like, with protein sequence MDNSDTGIFGDTVIDGIWFRAKNDTGFPTPGQYNPIYILTGVFGGLFIILPLLVRKSPNKVIIRCSIMLSIFCIWIFWVTVYIGQMNPIMGPRMHNTTVAWIAHAKGNPLKASDLKDEEVSDY encoded by the exons ATGGATAATTCTGATACGGGTATATTTGGTGATACGGTAATAGACGGTATATGGTTTAGAGCGAAAAATGATACTGGTTTTCCAACTCCGGGCCAGTATAATCCAATTTATATTCTAACCGGTGTTTTTGGTGGGCTTTTCATTATATTACCATTACTCGTACGGAAATCTCCTAATAAAGT AATTATCAGATGCAGTATTATGCTGTCAATATTCTGCATATGGATCtt cTGGGTAACCGTTTACATAGGACAGATGAATCCTATCATGGGTCCACGGATGCATAACACTACTGTTGCTTGGATTGCTCATGCAAAG GGAAATCCATTAAAAGCTTCCGACTTAAAGGATGAGGAGGTTTCGGATTACTAG